In the Methanothermobacter marburgensis str. Marburg genome, TTAGCCGTTGCTGATGTGGAAAATCTTCCTTTCAAGTCGGATTTTTTTGATGTAATTTACATTTGTGGAGCATTACACCATACAAATCCTAAAAAGACTCTACTAGAATTTAAAAGATGTTTAAAAAAAGAGGGTATCATAGTGGTAGGTTCTGAGCCGAATTCTTGGCAATATAAGTTTAAGAGCTTAAAAAAATCAAAACTGGGCATGAGAATCATTAAAATTTTCAGAAATGATTATACTGTTGATAAGAATTCTCCTGGAGATGAAAAAACAAAAGGTTTTAGTAAGGAATATTTTGAAAGTATTTCTGATGAATTAGATCTTGAGATTATTTCAATTAAACCTATCTGGTTTTTCAATGGATTTTTAAGTCTTCTAAAACTCAGACCTCCAAAAAAAATTGAAAAAGGTTTTATATTAATAGATAAAATTTTGAGTAAGACACCTCTCATAAATAAATATGCTTGGAAATGGAATTTAGTACTTAAACTGAGGTCTGAAAGTGAATAAGGGTAAATTAGTATGTTTAATGGGTATAGATGGATCAGGTAAAACAACGATAGCAAGGTTATTTAAAGAAAGGCTACAAGAGATGAATAGAATCAAGGTAGAGTACGTTTGGTGTAAATTTGGTTATTACAGTCCATTATTGCGAAAATTATTTTGTTTTATAGGGATTATAGGCAAACCCGATAAACTAAGAGGGTTGAATTCGATCTCGGGCAATAATTTTAAAAATAAAATTGTTTACAATTTATATTTGTATTTCTTATTAATGACGCATTATTTGACCATATTAAATGTTAGAATTTCTCTTTCGTTGGGAAAGACTGTAATTTGTGATCGATATCTTCCAGATACCCTCGTAGATTTAGTCTTGGAGTTTAATCAGACCTATGAAGATGCAAACAAGTTGTTAAAAAAGTTATATTTCACGCCAAAGCCAGATTTACTTTTTTATATTAGACTTCCATCAAAAATCGCTTATGAAAGAAAAAAAGAGAACTCCCTGGACTATTTAAATAGAAAAGTTAAGATTTATGACATTTACTCTTCTAAAAATGAAGTTGTGGTTTTAGATGGCACAAAAAATCCAAATGAACTTTTAAACGAAATTCAATTTTATTTTATCAACAAAAGTGGTTAAAATGGGTAAGGTACTTATAATTGGTATAGATGGTATGGATTCCGAATTAATTTCTAAATTTGAAGAGGATCTACCCACAATTTGTAAATTAAAAGATGATGGAATATACCTTAATCCAAAAACGATTTTTCCGCCAGACTCAGATACGTCTTGGGCCAGCATATATACAGGATTAAATCCAGCAAAACATGGTATAGTACATTTCGTAGATGCTCTTGAAAAATCACATAAATATTTGTCAGAGGAAATTGATAACAAGACTATACGTGGGAAAACATTCTGGGATATTGCAGGAGACCATGGAAAGAAAGTATGTATTCTTTTACCTCATGTGGGGTATCCTGTGTGGCCCGTGAATGGTATTATGGTTGGAAGATCGTCTTTAAAGGACGAAATAATGACTTATCCAGATGGGTTATTTAATGAACATGATTTATCTCAGTTAAATACCATAAAAAAGTTTCCAGGAAGGAAAAAGTTTTCAGAAGAATATATAAATAAACACATTGAACTTGTTGAAAATTCTATGAGATTTGGGCTTGAAATCTATAAGAAAGAGAATTGGGATCTTTTTTTATATATTCATCAACACTGGATGTTGTACCTCATTTCTTTTGGAATTGTTGTGATGAAAATGATCCCACATATTTAGGTGATAATCCATATAAAAATTTGATTAGAGATCTTTATGTGCTTCATGATAAATTTATAAGTGAATTTGTTTCACTGGCGGATTCGGATACTACTATTATAATTCATAGTGATCATGGACATGGAATGCGTCCTATTAAAATGTTAAATGTAAACAAGATTTTAAGAGAAATGGGTCTTTTGTTTGAAAAAAAGGAGAACAAAGCTCAATTTTTACATTTTTTAGACAAAATAAAATTTAAAGCGCTGGATTTCATAGGCAAAAATGACTTAGAAAATATAGCGGCGAAATTGATTCAATTATTTCCTTTTTTTAGGAAAATTTATACTTCTCCGCCTTCTATAGATTGGAATAAAACTATTGCATACACATGTGATCTCTCAGGAATTAAGGCATATTCTTATGGTGGAATCCAATTAAATCAAAAAAACATACTTGACGAGACACATCATGAAAAAATTTGTAAAAAGATAATATCAGAGCTCATGAACGTTAAAGATCCTGTCAGTGGTCAAAAGATTGTTAAATGGGCTTGTATGAAAGAGGATGTTTATGAAGGGGAATTTTTAGAGGATTATCCGGATATATTATTCTTATTAGATGAGAACTATGGTGCAGGCTGGGAAATTCACGGACCTCTTTTTGGTGAATCTCCTTCCCATAATATAAATCCTGGTAGCCATAAAACTGAATCTGCAGTGTTTATTATGTATAATTATAATAAGACTATAAAAAAGAAGGATTTATCATTACTGGACATCGCACCAACGGTTTTAGATATCTTGGAGGTTAAAGGGAATTTTGAATTTGATGGTAAAAGTATTTTTGAGAGGGAATAAGGTGGAGCAAAAAATTCATGCAAATGTAGCGTTACTTTTATTTCCATGGGCTTCAGAGGCACCTTATATATTCGTGTCTGATATACTAAAAATAATTACCCCCATTTCTGGAAACATATATGTTATAACTGGTCATGAAGAAAGAATTAAATATGAAAATGAGAATGTTAATGTTCTGCCAGTTAAATTAAGTGTTCACTATGCAAAATTAAAAAACCCATTATGGTTTTCATACATATGGTGGATATTAAAATGTCTTTTAATCCAGTTAAACATGGGCTTTAACCTGCTTAAAGTGTCAAGAAGTGTTGATATCATCATTTACATGGCGTATCCCTTTAATTTATTACCTTTAATAATTGGAAAAATTTGCAGGAAAAAGAATGTTGAACTAGTGATAAGGTCTAAGGAAAAACATCACAACAGGTTATTGAATATTTTTCTACAGATTAACAACATCTTAGATTTTAGATTAATGGATGGAATATCTCCTGAATCAAAGTCTATCATAAAAGACTTAGGTTTAGATAAGTATTCTGAAAAAATAGTGGGTGAATGCAGTAGATTTGTTAAAGTTGATAAAAATGTAAATTTAAAAGAGAGAAAAAATGTTGTAGGATTTATTGGACGTTTGAGAAAAGAAAAAGGAATAATTGAATTTATTAAATCGATTCCAATAATCCTAGAAAAAAGAAAGGACATCGAATTTTTGATTGTGGGCGATGGGGATCTGTCTGACTGGGTTGAATCAGAAGTAAATGCTATCAAAAAAATCCACAATGTTAATATAAGATTTTTAGGATGGGTTTCAAGGGAAGACATATATGATGTTCTGAGTTCAATAAAATTACTTGTACTTCCTACTCATGCAGAAGGACTTCCAACAATTATTCTAGAAGCAATGGCTACTGGTACTCCAATATTAACAACAAATGTTGGCGGCATTCCTGACGTGATAGTTGATGGAAAGACGGGTTATATTCTAAAAAATAATTCACCTAACCATATTTCTAAATGTGTCTTAGATGCTCTAGAAGATCCAAATTTAGAAAAGATAGTAGAGAATTCCAGACGAATTGTGAAAAAGAAATTCACATATGAAAGTGCAGTTAAAAGGTGGGAAAAAATTTTTAAAACAGTATTAGAATAAAGTTTTCATGATTTTGTCTGCTAATGTTATACTAAGAGGCAAAAATCTTGTTAAGTCAACATTGGAATGTGAAAAGTACCGTTAGTCAAGTTCAATAAATAAAGGTGCAATCTATGATAAATATTTTCACAATGAATGACATCGATATAAAAAGCTTTCTACGGGTTGTTGCAGGAATTCAAATCTCGATGTTAGCTCTTATATATTTGGATATAAATGGAGTTCATATTCCTCTTTTAAGAGAGTTTATAGGTTTTTTATACCTTACATATTTACCTGGAGTTATCATACTCAGAATTTTAAATCTACATGAGCTCGGAAATATTAAAACAGTCTTATATTCTTTTGGATTGAGTATTGCAACTTTGATGTTCCTTGGATTTTTCATGAACGCATTCTTTCCACTTTTTGGAATTCTAAAGCCTATTTCATTGCCATATCTGCTAATTACTATAAGTCTCTTTGTTCTAGTTTCATGTTTGTTAAGTTATATAAAAGACAAAGACTTTTCTAACCCCCATTTTGTGAACATCCAACATATAATGTCTCAAAAAGCAATCTTTTTATTATGTTCAGTCCCATTTTTAGCGATTTTAGGAACATATGTAATGAACTTCTATAATGAAAATCTTTTTTCATTGATTTTCATAGGTTCAGTTATTATAATCTTATTTTTGGCTATTTCTGGTAAAATGCCAAATGAATTGCATCCTTTTGCGATTTTTATAGTTTCAATTTCCCTTTTATACCACACTACATTAATTTCGAATTATATATGGGGTTGGGATGTTCATTATGAATATTATCTTGCTAATCTGGTGATAAAGGATTCTTTTTGGAATCCAAAGATTGCCCACACATATAATGCAATGTTAAGTATTGTAATGCTCTCGCCAATTTACTCGGAAATAATGGGTATAAATCTGATATGGGTATTTAAAATTATTTATCCTTTTTTGTTTTCGTTAGTACCTGTTGGATTATACTTAGTTTTCTACAAATTTTTGAGGGAAAGTAAAATTGCATTTTTATCGACCTTTTTTTTTGTTTCTATTTTTACATTTTATATGGAATTACCATACCTCTGCAGGCAACAAATTGCAGAATTATTTTTTGTCCTAATCATGTTGCTAATGATTGATGATACTCTGAAAAAACGAAAAAGGACGATCCTTTTTATAATATTTGCATTTTCGCTTGCATTATCTCATTATTCTCTTTCCTATCTTTTCATAATTTTCAGCAGTTGCGTTTTCTTTGTATCATTTTTATTAAATAAATTTAGTAATAAAAAATTTGAATTAAAAACAATCACTTCATCTTTTATTTTATTATTCTTAGTATTTTCTCTAACCTGGTATATGTATATATCAAGTTCATACACCTTTGATATTATAATACAGATTGGAAACCATATAATTAATAGTATTTTCACCGACTTTTTGAACCCTGAAAAGGTCGAGGGGTTGAGACTAGCACTTAGTGAAGGCCGACCAACTTTATTAAGTATTGTTCACAGGGCACTTAATTATGCAAATCAATTTTTTATAATTTTAGG is a window encoding:
- a CDS encoding DUF2206 domain-containing protein, which encodes MINIFTMNDIDIKSFLRVVAGIQISMLALIYLDINGVHIPLLREFIGFLYLTYLPGVIILRILNLHELGNIKTVLYSFGLSIATLMFLGFFMNAFFPLFGILKPISLPYLLITISLFVLVSCLLSYIKDKDFSNPHFVNIQHIMSQKAIFLLCSVPFLAILGTYVMNFYNENLFSLIFIGSVIIILFLAISGKMPNELHPFAIFIVSISLLYHTTLISNYIWGWDVHYEYYLANLVIKDSFWNPKIAHTYNAMLSIVMLSPIYSEIMGINLIWVFKIIYPFLFSLVPVGLYLVFYKFLRESKIAFLSTFFFVSIFTFYMELPYLCRQQIAELFFVLIMLLMIDDTLKKRKRTILFIIFAFSLALSHYSLSYLFIIFSSCVFFVSFLLNKFSNKKFELKTITSSFILLFLVFSLTWYMYISSSYTFDIIIQIGNHIINSIFTDFLNPEKVEGLRLALSEGRPTLLSIVHRALNYANQFFIILGFATVILYKKLKVDEEYILFSGLSLLLLIVGISVPFFASSISMSRLYHITLFFLAPFCIVGGYVLIRKFLTNKKSTIKVLAVYFAIFFLFQSGFTYELFEGQSHSIALDSSKDYPVYNQREISGAKWLAKLNENKMIIVDDYRYPLLTGIEEKEKIGNFPLKTSEIPQDSYLYFGAFNIKKGEILVGEYMSQRFVKERYLRLAETIVNRDKIYDNGGASIYY
- a CDS encoding glycosyltransferase family 4 protein, encoding MVKVFLRGNKVEQKIHANVALLLFPWASEAPYIFVSDILKIITPISGNIYVITGHEERIKYENENVNVLPVKLSVHYAKLKNPLWFSYIWWILKCLLIQLNMGFNLLKVSRSVDIIIYMAYPFNLLPLIIGKICRKKNVELVIRSKEKHHNRLLNIFLQINNILDFRLMDGISPESKSIIKDLGLDKYSEKIVGECSRFVKVDKNVNLKERKNVVGFIGRLRKEKGIIEFIKSIPIILEKRKDIEFLIVGDGDLSDWVESEVNAIKKIHNVNIRFLGWVSREDIYDVLSSIKLLVLPTHAEGLPTIILEAMATGTPILTTNVGGIPDVIVDGKTGYILKNNSPNHISKCVLDALEDPNLEKIVENSRRIVKKKFTYESAVKRWEKIFKTVLE
- a CDS encoding dTMP kinase, translated to MNKGKLVCLMGIDGSGKTTIARLFKERLQEMNRIKVEYVWCKFGYYSPLLRKLFCFIGIIGKPDKLRGLNSISGNNFKNKIVYNLYLYFLLMTHYLTILNVRISLSLGKTVICDRYLPDTLVDLVLEFNQTYEDANKLLKKLYFTPKPDLLFYIRLPSKIAYERKKENSLDYLNRKVKIYDIYSSKNEVVVLDGTKNPNELLNEIQFYFINKSG
- a CDS encoding class I SAM-dependent methyltransferase; this encodes MNPKIEHVFVCPDCKIRLIKSQRCFKCPKCDYEYTIINKIPVIIKESSLDPFKKGESEFHTLIAKNADDAHALDSLRVKYLHDDFLNHIRSLPQSSTILDACCGSGEDILALSKENYRVFGVDISYGMIEVTYNKLIKHGINPRLAVADVENLPFKSDFFDVIYICGALHHTNPKKTLLEFKRCLKKEGIIVVGSEPNSWQYKFKSLKKSKLGMRIIKIFRNDYTVDKNSPGDEKTKGFSKEYFESISDELDLEIISIKPIWFFNGFLSLLKLRPPKKIEKGFILIDKILSKTPLINKYAWKWNLVLKLRSESE